The genomic segment CAGGTCAAACCAGGTCTTGGTATGAACCAGCGCCATAATCAGCGTAATGATATTAATCACCATCACCACCGGGTTGGCTAAAAAGCCCACAAAGCCATACCAGCTCTCCGGACTTCTCAGGGCAAACACACCGAAAATCAGCACCAGACTGAACCACACGGCAGGTACCGCCGTGCTCTCACGGAACATATAAAACTTATAAAACCCGAGTCTCTTCCACCAGTCAGCTTTCACCTCGCGGACATAGGGTTTACGTTTGGTCATCATAATAGTATCCCTCTCCCTTTATTGAGGTTTCAGCATGGCAATCATAAAGTCTTTCGAACTTTCCACCTTGCCCTGCTGAATAGCCGCAGCCGGGTCAACGTGTTTCGGACAGACTTCAGAACAGTAACCGACGAAGGTACAACTCCATACGCCATTCTTGCCGTTAAGCTGTGGCATACGGGCCGCTTTACCCTTATCACGTGTATCCAGGTTGTAACGGTGTCCCAGGGTAATCACTGCCGGACCAATAAATTCCGGGTTCAGACCAAACTGAGGACAGGCGGCATAACACAGACCGCAGTTGATACAACCGGAAAACTGATGGTATTTCTCCATCTGTGCCGGCATCTGAATGGTCGGACCGTTCTCCGGCTTCAGACTGTCATTAATGATATAAGGCTTAATGGCTTCCAGACTCTCAATAAAGTGAGTCATGTCCACCACCAGGTCGCGCTCAATCGGGAAGTTACCCAGCGCTTCCACCTTCAGACCATCGGTGTAGTCCCGCAGGAAGGTTTTACAGGCCAGTTTAGGCACCTTGTTCACCATCATGCCGCACGAACCACAAATCGCCATCCGGCAGGACCAGCGGTAAGACAGGTCCGGAGCCAGGTTGTCCTTAATATAGCCCAGAGCATCCAGCAGGGAAGTGGACGCATCATAAGGCACATCATACGCCTCGAAGTGGGGTTCACTGTCGCGCTCCGGGTTATAGCGCATGACTTCAACTTTGAGGGTTTTCATCTCAGACATTCGCCTGCTCCTTCTTTAATGCCTCTTCTTTAGCCTGGGCTTCCGCCTCGGCACCGTATACACGTTTGGCCGGCGGGAGGGTGGTAATTTTCACATCACTGTACTCAATGCGCGGGGTGGTGCTGTCCGGGCTGTAGAA from the Limnobaculum zhutongyuii genome contains:
- the frdC gene encoding fumarate reductase subunit FrdC produces the protein MMTKRKPYVREVKADWWKRLGFYKFYMFRESTAVPAVWFSLVLIFGVFALRSPESWYGFVGFLANPVVMVINIITLIMALVHTKTWFDLAPKAANIVVGTEKLSAKPIVMFFWGVTIVASLIILAVALI
- a CDS encoding succinate dehydrogenase/fumarate reductase iron-sulfur subunit, giving the protein MSEMKTLKVEVMRYNPERDSEPHFEAYDVPYDASTSLLDALGYIKDNLAPDLSYRWSCRMAICGSCGMMVNKVPKLACKTFLRDYTDGLKVEALGNFPIERDLVVDMTHFIESLEAIKPYIINDSLKPENGPTIQMPAQMEKYHQFSGCINCGLCYAACPQFGLNPEFIGPAVITLGHRYNLDTRDKGKAARMPQLNGKNGVWSCTFVGYCSEVCPKHVDPAAAIQQGKVESSKDFMIAMLKPQ